In one Prosthecochloris aestuarii DSM 271 genomic region, the following are encoded:
- a CDS encoding DUF4438 domain-containing protein: MLKTNDDRLVEFLLQCQPGPPKTRGTWQVDHEGKPFLLPSIGGITLNVQVGDSCFGWAGDHIEPGVSCTADTHKPFEHPNTSLQLYSCTGNRAEIVSGEAKGESGVVIGHHGGSEHIIVDFAREVKEKLTYNDTIIVRAKGQGLKLTDYPDISVFNLDPELLQRMPIRLGGDAVLEVPVTTVVPAACMGSGVGAAHVAKGDYDIMTSDEETVRKYHLDALRFGDFVALMDHDNRYGRAYRQGAVSIGIVVHSDCLVAGHGPGVTTLMTTASSAIRPVIDPSANIADLLQIGTRLDS, from the coding sequence ATGCTCAAAACCAATGACGACCGTCTTGTTGAATTTCTTCTGCAGTGTCAGCCCGGACCGCCAAAAACACGGGGTACCTGGCAGGTTGATCACGAGGGAAAGCCTTTTCTTCTGCCATCGATCGGCGGTATAACGCTCAATGTGCAGGTCGGTGATTCCTGTTTCGGGTGGGCCGGCGACCACATTGAACCGGGGGTAAGCTGTACCGCCGATACGCACAAGCCTTTTGAGCATCCCAATACATCGCTGCAGCTCTACTCCTGCACCGGTAACAGGGCGGAGATTGTTTCTGGTGAGGCCAAAGGGGAGAGCGGTGTGGTGATTGGTCATCATGGCGGTTCGGAACATATTATCGTCGATTTTGCGCGGGAGGTAAAAGAAAAGCTGACCTACAACGATACGATTATTGTTCGGGCTAAAGGGCAGGGGTTGAAGCTTACTGATTATCCTGATATCTCGGTTTTCAATCTTGATCCTGAGTTGCTGCAACGAATGCCAATCCGTCTTGGCGGCGACGCTGTGCTTGAAGTGCCGGTGACGACTGTTGTTCCTGCGGCATGCATGGGTTCGGGGGTCGGGGCGGCGCATGTCGCCAAGGGGGATTACGATATTATGACGAGCGATGAGGAAACGGTCAGAAAGTATCATCTCGACGCGCTCCGCTTCGGTGATTTTGTCGCGCTTATGGATCATGATAACCGGTATGGCAGAGCGTATCGGCAGGGAGCGGTATCGATAGGGATTGTGGTGCATAGCGACTGCCTTGTTGCCGGTCATGGACCGGGAGTGACAACACTCATGACGACGGCGTCATCTGCTATCCGGCCGGTTATCGATCCATCGGCAAATATTGCTGATCTTCTGCAGATCGGTACGCGTCTCGATTCCTGA
- the bchE gene encoding magnesium-protoporphyrin IX monomethyl ester anaerobic oxidative cyclase, which produces MKILMLQPNYHSGGAEIAGNWTPSWVAYIGGALKKVGFTQIRFVDAMADDLPDETIEEIIRTNEPDVVLTTNITPSIFKAQDIMKLAKKVNPKIRTIMGGIHSTFMYPQVLSEAPETDYVIRGEGEEIAVNLIKAIAAGTDLQDRENITGIAYINEEGKVHATPAHPVIEDLDDLTPDWSLYDWDKYIYTPLNCRLAVPNFARGCPFTCTFCSQWQFWRRYRARSPKHFVDEIEILVKKYDVGFFILADEEPTINKQKFVSLCQELIDRDLGVTWGINTRVTDIMRDEDLLPFYRKAGLVHVSLGTEAASQMNLNRFRKETTIEENKYAIKLLQKNGIVAEAQFVMGLEHETPQTIEETYQLCKDWDPDMANWTIYTPWPFSDLFKELGDRVEVRDYSRYNFVSPIIKPDNMEREDVLKGVLKSYGRFYARKTFFSYPWIKDPYVRKYMLGCLKAFAQTTLTKRFYDIDRVSTKNRKIEIDLGFDKSRILTQAEVKNLKELRPEMVADMSFGLKEAGYQREHDEHDWGEFDESTIKDRNSSTVRNC; this is translated from the coding sequence ATGAAAATTCTGATGCTTCAGCCAAATTATCACTCTGGAGGAGCTGAAATTGCCGGAAACTGGACCCCAAGCTGGGTGGCCTATATCGGCGGTGCTCTTAAAAAGGTGGGCTTTACACAGATAAGGTTTGTTGATGCCATGGCAGACGATCTCCCTGATGAAACCATCGAGGAAATCATCCGTACAAATGAGCCGGACGTGGTCCTGACCACCAATATCACTCCCTCGATTTTCAAAGCTCAGGATATCATGAAGCTTGCCAAGAAAGTCAACCCCAAGATCAGAACGATCATGGGCGGCATTCACTCGACCTTCATGTACCCGCAGGTGCTCTCCGAAGCCCCTGAAACAGATTACGTGATCCGTGGCGAAGGCGAAGAGATCGCCGTCAATCTCATCAAGGCAATCGCTGCGGGAACCGACCTGCAGGACCGTGAAAACATCACCGGTATCGCCTATATCAATGAAGAGGGCAAGGTGCATGCCACTCCCGCTCACCCTGTCATTGAAGACCTTGACGATCTGACTCCGGACTGGAGCCTGTACGATTGGGATAAATATATCTACACGCCTCTCAACTGCCGTCTCGCCGTACCGAACTTCGCAAGAGGCTGCCCCTTCACCTGTACATTCTGCTCGCAGTGGCAGTTCTGGCGCCGTTACCGCGCACGCAGCCCGAAACATTTTGTCGATGAGATCGAGATTCTGGTCAAGAAATACGATGTAGGATTCTTCATTCTTGCCGACGAAGAGCCGACAATCAACAAGCAGAAATTCGTTTCACTCTGTCAGGAACTCATCGATCGCGACCTTGGCGTCACCTGGGGTATCAATACCAGGGTAACCGACATCATGCGAGACGAAGACCTTTTGCCGTTCTACCGCAAAGCCGGTCTTGTTCACGTCTCTCTCGGCACCGAAGCAGCAAGCCAGATGAACCTCAACCGTTTCCGTAAAGAGACGACCATCGAGGAAAACAAGTACGCCATCAAACTGCTTCAGAAAAACGGTATTGTCGCCGAAGCACAGTTTGTGATGGGTCTGGAACATGAGACGCCTCAAACCATCGAAGAGACCTATCAGCTCTGTAAGGACTGGGATCCTGACATGGCCAACTGGACCATCTACACTCCATGGCCTTTCTCCGACCTTTTCAAGGAGCTCGGCGACAGGGTTGAAGTCCGTGACTACTCACGCTACAACTTCGTTTCTCCGATCATCAAACCGGATAACATGGAGCGTGAAGATGTGCTGAAAGGTGTTCTGAAATCATACGGACGCTTTTACGCACGAAAAACATTCTTCAGCTACCCGTGGATCAAAGATCCCTATGTTCGCAAGTACATGCTCGGCTGCCTGAAAGCGTTTGCTCAAACAACGCTCACCAAGAGATTCTACGACATCGACCGCGTATCGACCAAGAACAGAAAGATCGAGATCGACCTCGGCTTCGACAAGTCCAGAATCCTGACACAGGCAGAAGTCAAGAACCTGAAGGAACTGAGACCTGAAATGGTTGCAGACATGAGCTTCGGCCTGAAAGAAGCAGGCTATCAGCGTGAGCATGACGAACATGACTGGGGCGAATTTGATGAATCGACCATCAAAGATCGCAACTCATCAACCGTACGCAACTGCTGA
- the arfB gene encoding alternative ribosome rescue aminoacyl-tRNA hydrolase ArfB has product MRITDAIVIPDSEIEITAIRSQGPGGQNVNKVATAVQLRFVIASSSLPYRCCQRLYALRDCRISDAGVIVIKAGRYRTQESNRQDAFERFRQIICKALEVPKKRKVSRPTAGSREKRLERKTRRGQIKAMRKKIDL; this is encoded by the coding sequence ATGCGTATCACTGATGCGATTGTTATTCCGGATTCTGAGATAGAGATTACTGCAATTCGTTCGCAGGGGCCGGGTGGTCAGAATGTGAACAAGGTTGCGACGGCGGTGCAGCTGCGTTTTGTTATTGCATCGTCATCACTGCCTTACCGGTGCTGTCAGCGGCTCTATGCTTTGCGTGATTGCCGAATCAGTGATGCCGGGGTTATTGTTATCAAGGCTGGCCGGTACCGGACGCAGGAGAGCAACCGCCAGGATGCTTTTGAGCGTTTCCGACAGATTATCTGCAAGGCGCTTGAGGTGCCGAAAAAGAGAAAGGTGTCGAGACCTACGGCCGGGTCGCGCGAAAAGCGGCTTGAAAGGAAAACCCGGAGAGGACAGATCAAGGCGATGCGGAAAAAAATTGATCTTTAA
- a CDS encoding M23 family metallopeptidase: MNHDHRPLFSSRKGFSHNKKSFYIKAFTIISLSVLGLGYGIKSITPAAEKLYSSIFVNYDDELGITEESAVVEIEQGEVPEKNSIVENKIQRGESLYILLTANGLSPAEVNEVSQQLKGKFSIKSLRPGQSYRVEKDPENRFLSFSLQQSLISTLHLEKNLESGTFHVWQEIMEYDTRLASLTGTIESNLSLELQKNKRYSLIGQLQNLFASKINFRRDIHPGTTYKILYEENWLGEDYANSGNIMAAEISFNGNTYTAYRYTDAQGKTGYYDENGRSLNSFFLAKPCNYSRISSSFGYRRHPILGRKHFHGGIDLAAPTGTPVYAVADGKIVYRGRKGAAGNMITINHSNGYYTKYLHLSRFSSKHPYGSKVHQGDIIGYVGSTGRSTGPHLDFRVIKNGKLQNPLTALKSSSSTRGVSKAEMQNFMAQLSVFRAQLNESNVLVANLSKKSIETSTALN; this comes from the coding sequence ATGAACCATGACCACAGACCGCTCTTTTCCTCAAGAAAAGGGTTCTCGCACAACAAAAAGTCATTCTACATAAAAGCATTCACGATCATATCGCTCTCTGTTCTGGGACTCGGCTATGGCATCAAGAGCATAACCCCCGCTGCAGAAAAACTCTACAGTTCGATCTTTGTCAACTATGACGATGAACTCGGCATCACCGAAGAGTCAGCTGTCGTCGAAATCGAACAGGGAGAAGTCCCCGAAAAAAACAGCATCGTCGAAAACAAGATCCAGCGAGGAGAATCCCTCTATATTCTGCTCACAGCCAATGGCCTCTCCCCTGCCGAAGTCAATGAGGTATCACAGCAGCTCAAAGGAAAATTTTCCATCAAAAGCCTTCGCCCGGGCCAAAGCTACCGGGTCGAAAAAGATCCCGAGAACAGGTTTCTCAGCTTTTCCCTGCAGCAGAGCCTGATAAGCACGCTTCACCTGGAAAAGAATCTGGAATCGGGAACATTTCATGTCTGGCAGGAAATCATGGAATATGATACCAGACTCGCTTCGCTCACAGGAACCATTGAATCAAATCTGTCGCTCGAACTCCAGAAAAACAAACGCTATAGCCTGATCGGCCAGCTCCAGAACCTCTTTGCTTCAAAAATCAACTTCAGACGTGATATCCATCCGGGAACAACCTACAAGATTCTCTACGAAGAAAACTGGCTCGGAGAAGACTACGCCAATAGCGGCAACATCATGGCCGCAGAGATCTCCTTTAATGGCAATACCTATACAGCCTACCGCTATACCGATGCACAAGGAAAGACCGGCTACTACGATGAAAACGGCCGTTCTCTCAATAGCTTCTTCCTTGCAAAACCCTGCAACTACTCAAGAATATCAAGCAGTTTCGGCTACAGACGGCACCCCATACTCGGAAGGAAACACTTTCACGGAGGCATTGACCTTGCCGCTCCGACCGGTACCCCGGTCTATGCAGTCGCTGACGGAAAAATTGTGTACCGTGGCCGCAAAGGTGCTGCAGGCAATATGATCACCATCAACCACAGCAACGGCTACTACACCAAGTACCTTCACCTGAGCCGTTTTTCATCGAAACACCCCTACGGCAGCAAGGTTCATCAGGGAGATATCATCGGCTACGTCGGTTCAACCGGCCGATCAACAGGGCCACATCTGGACTTCCGGGTCATCAAAAACGGAAAACTGCAGAATCCTCTGACCGCGCTGAAGAGCTCCAGTTCGACACGAGGCGTCTCCAAAGCCGAAATGCAGAACTTCATGGCTCAGCTCAGCGTCTTCCGCGCCCAGCTGAACGAAAGCAATGTCCTCGTAGCCAATCTCTCGAAGAAAAGCATCGAGACATCAACAGCTTTGAACTGA
- a CDS encoding MgtC/SapB family protein has product MVDVTFWTMLGISLLLGLLVGLQREWSKAEGAGIRTYPMITVAGTVSALLAERFGGLVLFGGILVVGLLMAMMKVMMNLKLEAAEQPHTGPTTGIAALLMYLVGAMLALDLIAPAIAIGGGVALLLQWKRPLHGFVKRIGSSDIQAIFRLVLIAMVVLPVLPDRTFGPYDVLNPSHIWLMVVFIVGISVSGYLVSRFVGAKTGSLLGGLLGGLISSTATTISYARRSKTSPESSALAAMVIMIASTIVFFRVSFEVAVVAPDILPSIAPQFGIMIVLMSVIAAGAYVAARGETESVPEAQDPADLTAAVIFGALYAVILVAVAAAKEHFGEEGLYIVAVISGLTDMDAITLSTTRLIEAGRLSVETGWRMMLLGALSNIAFKAGAVAFLGHRRLFLRVALLFGLSFIGGVLLLLFWPT; this is encoded by the coding sequence ATGGTCGATGTGACGTTCTGGACGATGCTGGGTATTTCGCTGCTGCTTGGCCTGCTTGTCGGACTGCAGCGGGAGTGGTCCAAGGCTGAAGGGGCCGGGATTCGCACCTACCCGATGATTACGGTGGCGGGGACTGTTTCGGCGTTGCTTGCTGAACGGTTCGGTGGTCTCGTGCTCTTTGGTGGTATTCTTGTTGTCGGTTTGCTGATGGCGATGATGAAGGTGATGATGAATCTTAAACTGGAGGCTGCCGAACAGCCTCATACCGGGCCGACAACCGGTATTGCAGCATTGCTGATGTATCTGGTTGGCGCCATGCTTGCGCTTGATCTTATCGCGCCGGCTATCGCTATTGGCGGCGGCGTGGCTCTTCTTCTGCAGTGGAAGCGGCCTTTGCATGGGTTTGTCAAACGCATTGGTTCATCCGATATTCAGGCTATTTTCCGTCTTGTGTTGATTGCGATGGTTGTGCTTCCTGTTCTTCCGGACAGGACCTTTGGCCCGTATGATGTGCTTAACCCGTCTCATATCTGGCTGATGGTGGTGTTTATCGTCGGGATCAGCGTGAGCGGCTACCTTGTTTCGCGGTTTGTCGGGGCAAAAACAGGATCGCTTCTCGGTGGTCTTCTCGGGGGGCTGATATCGAGTACGGCGACAACGATCAGTTACGCGAGACGCTCGAAAACCTCTCCTGAATCAAGCGCTCTTGCGGCAATGGTGATCATGATTGCCTCAACGATTGTGTTTTTCCGGGTTTCGTTCGAGGTTGCCGTTGTTGCGCCTGACATTCTTCCCTCTATCGCGCCCCAGTTCGGCATCATGATTGTTCTGATGAGTGTTATTGCAGCAGGTGCCTATGTGGCCGCGCGGGGAGAGACGGAGTCTGTTCCTGAGGCGCAGGATCCTGCCGATCTCACGGCTGCGGTGATTTTCGGCGCTCTCTATGCGGTCATCCTTGTCGCCGTTGCTGCTGCTAAAGAGCATTTCGGAGAAGAGGGGCTCTACATCGTCGCGGTCATTTCCGGGTTGACGGATATGGATGCCATTACCCTTTCAACAACAAGGCTGATCGAGGCCGGTCGCCTGTCGGTTGAAACGGGATGGAGAATGATGCTGCTCGGAGCGCTCTCCAATATTGCTTTCAAGGCAGGAGCCGTTGCTTTTCTGGGGCATCGCCGTCTGTTCCTGCGTGTAGCCCTGCTTTTCGGCCTCTCCTTTATCGGCGGTGTTCTGCTGCTTCTTTTCTGGCCGACCTGA
- the bchM gene encoding magnesium protoporphyrin IX methyltransferase — MSSSSSFNAKEHQKMLRSYFNGNGFSRWASIYGNDKLSTVRSTVRQGHAVMMDEAFAWIEKLNLPKGATILDAGCGTGLFSIRLAENGYRVKAVDIASQMVGKAKEDATAKGVANMIDFEVNTIEEVKGQYDAVVCFDVLIHYPAEGFVNAFQNLSSLTKSPIIFTYAPYNRILAFQHWLGGYFPKKERRTTIQMIRDEQMQEAMQSTKMAVKTKKKISFGFYHTMLMHAERR, encoded by the coding sequence ATGAGCAGTTCATCATCATTCAACGCTAAAGAACATCAGAAAATGCTCCGTTCCTATTTCAACGGGAACGGTTTCAGCCGCTGGGCATCGATTTACGGAAACGACAAACTCTCAACAGTCCGTTCTACCGTCCGTCAGGGACATGCCGTCATGATGGACGAGGCGTTTGCATGGATCGAGAAGCTCAATCTGCCAAAAGGGGCAACAATCCTCGACGCCGGCTGCGGAACAGGACTCTTCAGCATCCGCCTGGCTGAAAACGGCTATCGGGTCAAAGCTGTCGATATCGCCTCTCAGATGGTCGGCAAGGCCAAAGAGGACGCAACAGCAAAAGGTGTCGCCAACATGATCGATTTCGAGGTCAACACCATTGAAGAAGTCAAAGGCCAGTACGACGCAGTCGTCTGTTTCGATGTCCTCATTCACTACCCTGCCGAAGGATTCGTCAACGCATTTCAGAATCTTTCCAGTCTGACAAAAAGCCCGATCATCTTCACCTATGCCCCGTATAACAGAATTCTGGCATTTCAGCACTGGCTCGGAGGCTACTTCCCGAAAAAAGAGCGTCGGACAACCATTCAGATGATACGTGACGAACAAATGCAGGAGGCAATGCAGTCCACGAAGATGGCTGTTAAAACCAAAAAGAAAATAAGCTTCGGCTTCTACCATACCATGCTCATGCACGCTGAGCGCAGGTAA
- a CDS encoding Hsp20/alpha crystallin family protein — MAIKLYGRDPLKMFENVFNDTVSPFVSSMVAHSFKVDVSEDEMAIYIDADMPGMKKEDVKISMDDDVMTICAERTHEEEEKKKDYHRIERTYGSMSRSFSVGDNVDVDKIEASYDNGVLHIVVPKKEPVEKKSKDISIK; from the coding sequence ATGGCTATCAAGTTGTATGGTCGGGATCCTCTCAAGATGTTCGAGAATGTGTTTAACGACACGGTGTCTCCCTTTGTTTCATCCATGGTTGCTCATTCGTTCAAGGTTGATGTCAGTGAGGATGAAATGGCTATCTACATCGATGCCGACATGCCGGGAATGAAGAAAGAGGATGTGAAAATCAGCATGGATGACGATGTTATGACGATTTGTGCCGAAAGGACACATGAGGAAGAGGAGAAAAAGAAAGATTATCATCGCATTGAGCGTACCTACGGCAGTATGAGCAGGAGTTTCAGTGTGGGGGATAATGTGGATGTTGATAAGATTGAGGCATCGTATGACAACGGGGTGTTGCACATTGTTGTGCCGAAAAAAGAGCCTGTAGAAAAGAAGAGCAAGGATATATCGATCAAGTGA
- a CDS encoding CRISPR-associated endonuclease Cas1: MTIEDAAFLRTLYIQEQGTVLRIENERFRVTVGDDDDEDIVNIPSIKVGQIVIFGACMVTPAAMRFCLSVGRPD; the protein is encoded by the coding sequence ATGACCATCGAGGACGCGGCATTTCTCCGAACGCTCTATATTCAGGAGCAGGGAACGGTTCTGCGGATCGAAAATGAGCGGTTCAGGGTGACCGTGGGGGATGATGACGATGAGGATATCGTCAATATCCCGTCTATCAAAGTGGGGCAGATCGTGATTTTCGGAGCGTGTATGGTGACTCCTGCAGCGATGAGGTTTTGCCTGAGTGTAGGAAGACCCGATTAG
- a CDS encoding magnesium chelatase subunit H: MRFLFLTMEATNNCALKAAAASLRKDFAIDLEVSIINIGLHNKQETWLELEKGIASADFIFGSMLFSEEIVRPLEELLDTADCPVCMITSNPALISKTKIGRFSLKKLQREEEEKNIFMQWAKKLRPAKQHGETQRQLALVRNVSKLMKHIPGKARDIHTFIAAHQFWLNGSEENMRRFLSLLIDRYIPGEKGKLPQEDPLFYPDTAICHPDAPEPLYTVKAYQEWKSRRKKKGKEGSVMMLVMRATVLGRNMQHIDYLCRSLEAQGLDVSIVYCSGLDFRPALNAFVGKDSPSKLSPDLLLNTTGFSLVGGPAENKSKEAVEALKQLDIPYMNLVPLSFQTIAQWQSNAVGLTPLQTALCVAVTELDGAIEPHVYAGTSETSDRTIPLTREIQSITARILQQVRLGKKEPSEKKIAIVLFNFPPNLGNAGTAAYLDVFDSLLRLLEALRDAGYRVDMPAGRDEMKTKILDGNRDIYGTDGHVCAHLPVETYRSIAPHYHEIEAFWGDAPGEILNDGTSFHILGFTFGNIFVGQQPSFGYERDPMRLLMAKDAAPNHAFAAFYAWIEQIYHADAVIHFGTHGALEFMPGKQTGLSASCWPKRLIGSLPNFYYYSVNNPSEGAIAKRRGFATLISYLTPPLEHAGLYKGLRTLRDLIESWYSNPADDLLEEIDTLAATLELTPRSPEVTVEASLARLNHELYEVEERMIPLGLHKIGSSPQPEALVDQLALLGCHPRAELENRSLPEYICHLQHIDYDELNRQRSTSHSAADKWQELISITREALRQFIGTIPPQESAATPLRTMLEASYPIRRSNAERYLHQKAGVKASTMTRFWDFMQRVLLGCTENREIQAMLEALDGRYIEPSPGNDLVRNPDIVPTGRNIHSLDPFSIPSSHAQKRGKLSAEALLAEYRAENGALPESIAIVLWGTDNLKSDGEGVAQALALVGAATVTDELGKVSNVRLIPPEELQRPRIDIVVTVSGIFRDLLSHQIRLLDKAVRLAAMADEPDSLNFIRKHVLQESQEKNLSMEQAANRIFSNAPGSYGANVNHLIENSGWQQEQELAETFINRKSFAVNAEGTWEECPEVLTSALRHVSLTFQNIDSYEIGISDIDHYYEYLGGISKTVELISKKKPSIMVGDINGYGEQQKICSLEKMVSLESRTKLLNPKWYESMLEHGYEGVREIESHLSNTYGWSATASAVKDWTYQQFNETYLQDPEMLERLKSLNLHATMSMTRRLLEANSRGFWNTDSRTIDELQELYADLETRMEGAGDEP, from the coding sequence ATGCGCTTTCTCTTTTTGACCATGGAGGCAACAAACAATTGCGCCCTCAAAGCCGCAGCTGCCTCGCTGAGAAAGGATTTTGCCATCGATCTGGAAGTCTCGATTATCAATATCGGACTTCATAACAAACAGGAAACCTGGCTCGAACTCGAAAAAGGTATCGCCAGTGCCGATTTCATTTTCGGTTCGATGCTCTTCAGCGAAGAGATTGTCCGCCCCCTTGAAGAACTCCTCGATACAGCAGATTGCCCTGTCTGTATGATCACGAGCAACCCTGCACTGATTTCAAAGACGAAGATCGGACGCTTCTCGCTCAAGAAGCTGCAGCGTGAGGAGGAGGAAAAAAACATCTTCATGCAGTGGGCAAAAAAACTCCGGCCCGCCAAACAGCACGGGGAAACCCAACGGCAGCTGGCCCTGGTCCGCAATGTGAGCAAACTCATGAAGCATATTCCCGGAAAGGCACGCGATATCCACACCTTTATTGCAGCCCACCAGTTCTGGCTGAACGGGTCTGAAGAAAACATGAGGCGCTTTCTCTCGCTGCTTATCGACCGCTATATCCCCGGAGAAAAAGGAAAACTTCCGCAAGAGGACCCGCTCTTCTATCCCGATACAGCGATCTGTCATCCCGATGCGCCTGAACCATTGTATACGGTCAAAGCATATCAGGAATGGAAAAGCCGCCGCAAAAAAAAGGGAAAAGAAGGCTCCGTCATGATGCTCGTCATGCGAGCGACCGTGCTTGGCAGAAACATGCAGCATATCGATTATCTCTGCCGTTCACTTGAAGCGCAGGGACTCGATGTCTCTATCGTCTACTGCAGCGGCCTCGACTTCAGACCCGCCCTGAATGCTTTTGTCGGGAAGGACTCTCCATCAAAACTCTCACCCGACCTTCTTCTGAACACAACCGGATTTTCACTGGTGGGCGGTCCGGCGGAAAATAAATCAAAAGAGGCTGTCGAGGCGCTGAAACAACTCGATATCCCCTACATGAATCTGGTCCCGCTTTCATTTCAGACCATTGCCCAGTGGCAGTCGAACGCGGTAGGGCTCACCCCCCTTCAGACAGCGCTCTGTGTCGCCGTTACAGAGCTCGACGGGGCAATTGAGCCGCATGTCTATGCCGGGACATCTGAAACCAGCGACAGAACAATTCCGCTCACCCGTGAAATTCAGAGCATCACCGCAAGAATCCTGCAGCAGGTCCGACTCGGAAAAAAGGAGCCGTCAGAGAAAAAAATCGCCATTGTCCTGTTCAATTTTCCCCCGAATCTCGGCAACGCCGGTACGGCGGCATATCTTGACGTCTTTGACAGTCTCTTGAGGCTTCTTGAAGCGCTCCGCGATGCAGGCTATCGGGTCGATATGCCAGCAGGCAGGGATGAGATGAAAACAAAAATCCTTGACGGCAATCGCGACATCTACGGAACAGACGGCCATGTCTGCGCGCACCTCCCGGTAGAAACCTACCGATCGATCGCGCCTCATTATCATGAAATAGAGGCGTTCTGGGGAGACGCACCGGGAGAGATCCTGAACGATGGAACATCATTCCACATTCTCGGCTTCACATTCGGCAATATTTTCGTCGGTCAGCAGCCGTCGTTCGGCTATGAGCGCGACCCCATGCGCCTTCTGATGGCAAAAGATGCTGCACCGAACCACGCCTTTGCAGCATTCTACGCATGGATTGAACAGATCTACCATGCCGATGCCGTCATCCACTTCGGGACCCACGGAGCGCTCGAGTTCATGCCGGGCAAACAGACCGGGCTCAGCGCCTCCTGCTGGCCGAAACGCCTTATCGGATCATTACCGAACTTTTATTACTACTCGGTCAACAATCCGAGTGAAGGCGCTATCGCTAAAAGAAGAGGCTTTGCAACGCTTATCAGCTATCTTACTCCCCCGCTCGAGCATGCCGGCCTGTACAAAGGCCTCAGAACACTGCGCGACCTGATCGAAAGCTGGTACAGCAATCCCGCAGACGATCTGCTCGAAGAGATCGACACCCTCGCCGCAACACTGGAACTGACGCCACGGTCGCCTGAGGTGACGGTTGAAGCATCGCTCGCCCGCCTCAATCATGAGCTCTATGAGGTTGAAGAAAGGATGATCCCTCTCGGCCTGCACAAAATAGGCAGCAGTCCGCAACCAGAAGCGCTGGTCGATCAGCTTGCGCTTCTCGGCTGCCACCCCCGAGCGGAACTCGAGAACCGGTCGCTTCCTGAATACATCTGCCACCTGCAGCATATCGATTACGATGAACTCAACCGCCAGCGAAGCACCAGTCATAGCGCTGCCGACAAATGGCAGGAGCTCATATCGATCACCCGTGAAGCACTCAGACAGTTCATCGGAACCATACCACCGCAAGAGAGTGCAGCAACGCCCTTACGCACCATGCTGGAAGCCAGCTATCCGATACGCCGTTCCAACGCTGAACGCTATCTGCATCAAAAAGCCGGAGTGAAAGCATCGACAATGACCCGCTTCTGGGACTTCATGCAGCGAGTGCTCCTCGGCTGTACAGAAAACCGCGAAATTCAAGCCATGCTCGAGGCGCTTGACGGGCGCTACATCGAGCCCTCCCCCGGTAACGATCTGGTCCGCAATCCCGATATTGTCCCGACAGGGCGCAATATTCATAGCCTCGACCCATTCAGCATACCCTCCTCCCATGCACAGAAACGGGGCAAACTGAGCGCAGAAGCCCTGCTTGCAGAGTACCGCGCCGAAAACGGCGCACTGCCGGAATCCATCGCTATCGTCCTGTGGGGAACCGACAACCTGAAAAGTGACGGAGAGGGCGTCGCCCAGGCACTGGCGCTCGTCGGAGCAGCAACAGTCACTGACGAACTCGGCAAAGTCAGTAACGTCCGCCTCATCCCTCCCGAAGAGCTGCAGCGGCCCCGTATAGATATTGTCGTCACCGTCAGCGGCATTTTCCGCGACCTGCTGTCGCACCAGATCCGGTTACTCGACAAAGCTGTTCGCCTTGCTGCCATGGCAGATGAGCCCGATTCGCTCAATTTCATCCGGAAACATGTGCTGCAAGAGTCTCAGGAAAAGAACCTGAGCATGGAACAGGCTGCAAACCGCATTTTTTCCAATGCTCCAGGCAGCTATGGAGCAAATGTCAATCACCTTATCGAAAACAGCGGCTGGCAACAGGAGCAGGAACTGGCTGAAACATTCATCAACAGGAAAAGTTTTGCCGTCAATGCCGAAGGAACATGGGAAGAATGCCCTGAAGTATTAACTTCCGCCTTGCGTCATGTCTCCCTGACGTTTCAGAATATTGACAGTTATGAAATCGGTATTTCCGATATTGATCATTATTATGAGTATCTTGGTGGCATTTCAAAAACCGTGGAACTGATCAGCAAAAAGAAACCGAGCATCATGGTCGGCGATATCAACGGGTATGGAGAGCAGCAGAAGATCTGCTCCCTTGAGAAAATGGTCTCTCTCGAATCGAGGACTAAACTGCTCAACCCGAAATGGTATGAATCCATGCTTGAGCACGGCTATGAAGGGGTCCGCGAAATTGAATCGCATCTCAGCAACACCTACGGATGGAGCGCGACGGCCTCTGCCGTCAAGGACTGGACCTATCAGCAGTTCAACGAAACCTATCTGCAGGACCCTGAGATGCTTGAACGCTTGAAAAGCCTGAACCTGCACGCAACAATGTCGATGACCCGACGCCTGCTCGAAGCCAATTCGAGAGGCTTCTGGAACACAGACAGCAGGACTATCGATGAACTCCAGGAGCTCTATGCGGACCTTGAAACACGCATGGAAGGCGCCGGAGACGAACCCTAA